One genomic segment of Geoalkalibacter sp. includes these proteins:
- a CDS encoding DUF559 domain-containing protein, which produces MMGIILTQAAPLQEKGKDEERSQWLNSQGFTVMRFWNHEILTNIDGVLESFRAQCFERPLSPALSHQGERGR; this is translated from the coding sequence ATGATGGGCATCATCCTGACGCAAGCCGCCCCACTTCAGGAAAAAGGCAAGGATGAAGAGCGTTCCCAGTGGCTAAATTCGCAAGGTTTTACGGTTATGAGATTTTGGAATCACGAGATTTTGACGAATATTGATGGCGTGTTGGAATCGTTCAGGGCGCAATGTTTCGAGCGCCCCCTCTCCCCGGCCCTCTCCCACCAAGGGGAGAGGGGGAGATAA
- the mqnC gene encoding cyclic dehypoxanthinyl futalosine synthase has protein sequence MLETIQENIAAGQPLNREQALWLLTEADLLAVGKLADRIRRRRHPHGRVTFVVDRNVNYTNVCESRCKFCAFYRDVEAADAYLLEPEAIFAKIAELVEHGGTQLLMQGGLHPALKIDWFEALFRAVKERFPQVQVHSLSPAEVMHIARLSGLSMKECLRRLQAAGLDSVPGGGAEVLVDEVRREISPNKIGWRDWAAVMEEAHRLGMRTTATMMFGSRETPADIVEHLFRVRDIQARTGGFTAFIPWTFQPSNTELGGETASGVEYLRVLALSRILLDNIANIQASWVTQGAMMAQVALFFGANDLGGTMLEENVVAAAGCAFRLSIDEIIELARGAGFTPAKRNTLYEILESY, from the coding sequence ATGCTTGAAACCATCCAGGAAAACATCGCCGCAGGACAGCCGCTCAATCGTGAGCAGGCCCTGTGGCTGCTCACCGAGGCCGATCTGCTGGCGGTGGGCAAGCTGGCCGATCGCATCCGGCGGCGCAGGCATCCCCACGGGCGGGTGACCTTCGTGGTGGATCGCAACGTCAACTACACCAACGTCTGCGAATCGCGCTGCAAGTTCTGCGCGTTTTATCGCGATGTCGAGGCGGCGGATGCCTATCTGCTCGAGCCCGAAGCGATTTTCGCCAAAATCGCCGAACTGGTCGAACACGGCGGCACCCAACTACTCATGCAGGGCGGCTTGCACCCCGCGCTGAAAATCGACTGGTTCGAGGCGCTGTTTCGCGCCGTCAAGGAGCGCTTTCCGCAAGTGCAGGTGCATTCCCTCTCGCCCGCCGAGGTGATGCACATTGCCCGGCTCTCCGGCCTTTCCATGAAGGAGTGTCTGCGCCGCCTGCAGGCCGCCGGGCTCGATTCGGTACCGGGAGGGGGGGCCGAGGTGCTGGTGGATGAGGTGCGCCGGGAGATTTCGCCCAACAAGATCGGCTGGCGCGACTGGGCGGCGGTGATGGAAGAGGCGCATCGCTTGGGCATGCGCACCACGGCGACGATGATGTTCGGCAGCAGGGAAACTCCCGCCGATATCGTCGAACATCTTTTCAGGGTGCGCGACATCCAGGCGCGCACCGGCGGCTTCACCGCCTTCATCCCCTGGACCTTTCAGCCGAGCAACACCGAGCTGGGCGGCGAGACGGCCAGCGGCGTCGAATATCTCAGGGTGCTGGCGCTCTCGCGCATCCTGCTCGACAATATCGCCAACATCCAGGCCAGTTGGGTCACTCAAGGGGCGATGATGGCCCAGGTGGCGCTGTTTTTCGGCGCCAACGATCTGGGCGGCACCATGCTCGAGGAAAACGTGGTGGCCGCCGCCGGCTGCGCCTTTCGCCTGAGCATCGACGAGATCATCGAGCTGGCGCGCGGCGCGGGCTTCACCCCGGCCAAACGCAACACCCTGTATGAGATATTGGAAAGTTATTGA